Proteins from one Planctomycetota bacterium genomic window:
- the lysA gene encoding diaminopimelate decarboxylase, producing the protein MPVSQRLRPATAADFPPLRNEIAGLKVRQLAVDFGTPTFVYDAAKIVERINDLRAFDTIRYAQKACSNLAILDLMRRNGVVVDAVSAGEIRRALAAGYQPGGTPPQIVYTADIFDADALDLVVKHGLHVNCGSPDMIAQLGARAPGSEITLRINPGFGHGHSQKTNTGGEQSKHGIWHEQLDDCLRQADMAGLSVTGLHLHIGSGTDLDHLSQVCGSMKRLAGEVGRSLTTISAGGGLPVPYKAGDSYIDIETYFDLWNATRHRLEEQFEHPVHLEIEPGRYLVAESGYLVTEIRAVKQMGGNTFYLLDAGFNNLARPILYGAHHPMSLVLAHGTIEHRPMLDVVVGGPLCESGDIFTQTDGGIVCRRSLPAAEVGDLLIIEVAGAYGFAMGSNYNSKPLAAEVLIENGKAELIRARQTFEDLIRGERIPGRS; encoded by the coding sequence ATGCCTGTTTCGCAACGTCTCCGCCCCGCCACCGCCGCAGACTTCCCGCCGCTGCGCAACGAGATTGCTGGCCTGAAGGTGCGGCAGTTGGCCGTCGATTTTGGCACGCCGACGTTCGTCTATGACGCCGCCAAGATCGTCGAGCGGATCAACGACCTGCGAGCGTTCGACACCATTCGCTACGCGCAGAAGGCTTGCTCGAACCTGGCGATTCTCGATCTGATGCGCCGCAACGGCGTCGTGGTCGACGCGGTCAGCGCCGGCGAAATCCGCCGCGCCCTGGCGGCCGGCTACCAGCCGGGCGGCACGCCGCCGCAGATCGTCTACACCGCCGACATCTTCGACGCCGACGCGCTCGACCTGGTCGTCAAGCATGGGCTGCACGTCAACTGCGGCTCGCCCGACATGATCGCTCAGCTTGGCGCCCGAGCGCCGGGCAGCGAGATCACTCTGCGGATCAACCCTGGCTTTGGCCACGGTCACAGCCAAAAGACCAACACCGGCGGCGAGCAATCGAAGCACGGCATCTGGCACGAGCAACTCGACGATTGCCTGCGCCAGGCCGACATGGCGGGCCTGAGCGTCACGGGGCTGCACTTGCACATCGGCTCGGGGACCGACCTGGACCATCTGTCGCAAGTCTGCGGCTCGATGAAGCGGCTGGCCGGCGAAGTGGGCCGCTCGCTCACCACGATCAGCGCCGGCGGCGGCTTGCCGGTGCCGTATAAGGCGGGCGATTCTTACATCGACATCGAGACGTATTTCGATCTGTGGAACGCCACGCGGCATCGACTGGAAGAGCAGTTCGAGCACCCGGTCCACCTGGAAATCGAGCCAGGGCGTTACCTGGTGGCCGAGTCGGGCTACCTGGTCACCGAGATTCGCGCCGTGAAGCAGATGGGTGGCAACACGTTCTATCTGCTCGACGCTGGGTTCAACAATCTGGCGCGGCCCATTCTCTATGGCGCGCATCACCCGATGTCGCTCGTCCTGGCCCACGGCACGATCGAGCATCGACCCATGCTCGATGTCGTGGTCGGCGGGCCGTTGTGCGAGTCGGGAGACATCTTCACCCAGACCGACGGTGGCATTGTCTGCCGGCGTTCGTTACCCGCCGCCGAGGTGGGAGACTTGCTGATCATCGAGGTCGCCGGCGCTTACGGCTTTGCGATGGGCTCGAACTACAACAGCAAGCCGCTGGCGGCCGAAGTGTTGATCGAAAACGGCAAGGCCGAGCTGATTCGCGCGCGACAGACGTTCGAGGATCTGATTCGCGGCGAGCGCATCCCCGGCCGCTCTTAA
- the folP gene encoding dihydropteroate synthase — translation MGIVNVTPDSFSDGGRHFDPAAAVAHGLALVQQGADLLDIGGESTRPYSEPVTAAEELRRVLPVVRELCRAAGVPISIDTSKAEVAAAALDAGAEIVNDVTGLEGDPAMLPLCVARQPGVCAMHMQGTPQTMQNDPRYEDVVAEILAYLCQRRDLLLDAGITRERICLDPGLGFGKTHEHNLELLRSVWRFHALGCPLLVGHSRKGFIAKVIGDKEADRTAGTVGATLGLARQGVQIIRVHDVAANRQALQLFEAAGGLEDDSKPA, via the coding sequence ATGGGCATTGTCAACGTCACGCCCGACAGCTTCTCGGACGGCGGCCGGCACTTTGACCCCGCCGCGGCCGTGGCCCACGGGCTGGCCCTGGTCCAGCAAGGGGCCGATCTGCTCGACATTGGCGGCGAGAGCACGCGCCCCTACAGCGAGCCCGTCACGGCCGCCGAGGAATTGCGCCGCGTGCTGCCGGTGGTTCGCGAACTGTGCCGCGCGGCCGGCGTGCCGATCAGCATCGACACGTCCAAGGCCGAGGTGGCGGCCGCGGCCCTGGACGCCGGTGCCGAGATCGTCAACGACGTGACCGGCCTGGAAGGGGATCCGGCCATGTTGCCGTTGTGTGTCGCGCGCCAGCCGGGCGTGTGCGCCATGCACATGCAGGGCACGCCGCAAACCATGCAGAACGACCCCCGCTACGAGGACGTGGTGGCCGAGATTCTGGCCTACCTGTGCCAGCGCCGCGACCTGCTGCTCGATGCGGGCATAACGCGCGAGCGGATTTGCCTGGATCCGGGCCTGGGCTTTGGCAAGACGCACGAGCACAACCTGGAGTTGCTGCGCAGCGTGTGGCGGTTCCACGCGCTCGGCTGCCCGCTGTTGGTTGGCCACTCGCGCAAGGGTTTTATCGCCAAGGTCATCGGCGACAAAGAGGCCGACCGGACGGCCGGCACGGTGGGGGCGACCCTCGGCCTGGCCCGACAAGGCGTCCAAATCATCCGCGTCC